A genome region from Chengkuizengella sp. SCS-71B includes the following:
- a CDS encoding peptidoglycan recognition family protein produces MTFKMKYPITKKYLTKGTKRRSGIKMPKVGFIVAHDTGNDGSTALQNIKYYENSNNVMYASAHIFVDDTGIYECIPLLTDIPEKAWHVLYQKPLDNQIFGDDANDIAAGVELCYSYKRGSINNEEAYKRYVWVIAYICFKFGLDPAKTIIGHHILDPQRKTDPQNALSKMGRSYDQLLQDVVKEYYDCLPREELILKLKKWQIEMAHQSIENLNENPTINSEVLYVEFNYRSCISSSAFHS; encoded by the coding sequence ATGACCTTCAAAATGAAATATCCCATCACGAAGAAATACCTTACTAAAGGCACAAAAAGACGATCAGGAATCAAGATGCCAAAAGTGGGGTTTATTGTTGCTCACGACACAGGGAATGATGGTTCCACAGCTTTACAAAATATTAAATACTACGAGAATTCAAACAATGTCATGTACGCTTCAGCTCATATCTTTGTAGACGACACAGGTATTTATGAGTGCATTCCTTTATTGACTGATATACCAGAAAAAGCTTGGCATGTTCTATATCAAAAACCTTTGGATAATCAGATATTTGGTGATGATGCGAATGATATAGCAGCAGGTGTTGAGCTTTGTTATTCGTATAAACGAGGCAGTATTAATAATGAAGAAGCTTATAAAAGGTATGTATGGGTAATCGCTTATATCTGTTTTAAGTTTGGACTAGATCCTGCTAAAACGATCATAGGTCATCATATCCTTGATCCACAGCGTAAAACAGATCCGCAAAACGCTCTATCAAAAATGGGTAGATCTTATGATCAACTATTACAAGATGTAGTTAAGGAATATTATGATTGTTTACCGAGGGAGGAATTGATTTTGAAGTTAAAAAAATGGCAGATAGAAATGGCTCATCAATCTATTGAGAATCTTAATGAAAACCCCACTATAAATAGTGAGGTTCTCTACGTAGAATTTAACTATAGGAGCTGCATTAGTTCTAGTGCTTTTCATTCTTAA
- a CDS encoding XkdX family protein, which translates to MFQTLKRLYDAGRLNETGLQNAVDKGWITQAQFNLIKG; encoded by the coding sequence ATGTTTCAAACACTAAAAAGATTATATGATGCTGGACGATTAAATGAGACAGGATTACAAAATGCAGTGGATAAAGGATGGATAACACAAGCTCAGTTTAATTTGATCAAAGGATAA
- a CDS encoding YolD-like family protein produces MLPEQKERINDYQYERDRKTKSELAEVEVNIISQQLSDSMLSKSEVTVKLFRTFGQNAFKTGTVTKFAPN; encoded by the coding sequence ATGCTTCCTGAACAAAAAGAACGTATAAATGATTATCAATATGAAAGAGACAGAAAGACGAAATCAGAACTTGCAGAGGTAGAAGTCAATATTATATCTCAACAATTATCAGATTCTATGTTAAGTAAATCAGAAGTTACAGTTAAGTTGTTCAGAACTTTTGGTCAGAATGCGTTTAAGACGGGAACAGTAACTAAATTTGCCCCCAATTAA
- the alr gene encoding alanine racemase, with translation MDSYYRPTWAEISLDALHYNLTRFQEILPNHMEIMAVVKANAYGHGAVEVAKQAILSGAQYIAVAFLDEALELRNSGITAPILILGYIPPEAVELAIQHDITLTVFQDETIDALSKIKRDSKPYKVHIKIDTGMGRLGVRYENAIPFIEKVLQLDGVEVEGVYTHFANADEEDKTYTLKQYQHFKEIVDYFKQKNINFLKIHTGNSAIAIDLPEYSYNMVRLGISMYGLYPSTEINHHKIDLKPVMSLKTKIIYSKVLPPESGISYGTKYFTKEEEQIATLPIGYADGYSRMLSGKVDALIRGKRVPVVGTICMDQCMMNITGLDDVKSGEEVVLFGKQGDEQILVEELAEKLDTINYEIVCMISHRVPNVYVQNGRIVMVHNGLRL, from the coding sequence ATGGATTCATATTATCGCCCAACTTGGGCTGAAATTTCTTTGGATGCTTTACATTATAACCTAACAAGATTTCAAGAGATTCTTCCTAATCATATGGAAATTATGGCTGTAGTTAAAGCAAACGCATATGGACACGGTGCAGTAGAAGTAGCTAAACAAGCGATCTTAAGTGGAGCCCAATATATCGCTGTTGCGTTTTTGGATGAAGCTTTGGAACTTCGTAATTCGGGAATTACTGCACCAATCCTTATTCTAGGGTACATTCCTCCTGAAGCTGTTGAACTAGCTATTCAACATGATATCACTTTGACTGTTTTTCAGGATGAAACCATTGATGCTCTAAGCAAAATAAAAAGAGACTCTAAGCCATATAAAGTTCATATTAAAATAGATACAGGTATGGGGCGGTTAGGTGTACGTTATGAAAATGCCATCCCTTTTATTGAGAAAGTATTACAGCTTGATGGTGTTGAAGTTGAAGGTGTTTATACTCATTTTGCGAATGCAGACGAAGAGGATAAAACTTACACTTTAAAACAATATCAACATTTTAAAGAAATTGTAGATTATTTTAAACAAAAAAATATCAATTTTTTAAAAATCCATACAGGTAATAGTGCTATTGCAATTGATTTGCCTGAGTATTCATATAATATGGTGAGACTTGGAATTAGTATGTACGGGTTATATCCATCAACAGAAATAAATCATCATAAAATTGATCTTAAACCTGTAATGAGCTTGAAAACTAAAATTATATACTCAAAAGTTTTGCCTCCTGAGTCAGGTATAAGTTATGGAACCAAGTATTTTACAAAGGAGGAGGAACAGATCGCCACCTTACCTATAGGGTATGCTGATGGTTATTCTCGAATGCTAAGTGGGAAAGTAGATGCTTTGATCAGAGGGAAAAGGGTACCTGTTGTAGGGACAATTTGTATGGATCAATGTATGATGAATATAACGGGACTAGATGATGTTAAATCTGGTGAAGAGGTTGTATTATTTGGAAAACAAGGGGATGAACAGATTCTTGTAGAGGAACTGGCTGAAAAGCTGGATACCATAAATTATGAAATTGTATGTATGATTTCTCATCGCGTTCCAAATGTATATGTTCAAAATGGAAGGATAGTCATGGTGCATAACGGATTACGTTTATAA
- a CDS encoding peptidoglycan recognition family protein — translation MTQGIYECIPLLTDTPEKAWHVQYQKSLDNQIFGDDANDIAAGVELCFSHKRGSINNEEAYNRYVWVIAYICFKFGLDPTKAIIGHHILDPQCKTDPQNALSKMDKSYDQLLQDVVKEYYDCLPREELILKLKKWQIEMAHQSIENLNEKELLHDVDEWKKKVEDKPDEVLQDIPWLFFVMLDRLSNKKLKGGN, via the coding sequence ATGACACAGGGTATTTATGAGTGTATTCCTTTACTAACAGATACACCTGAAAAGGCTTGGCATGTTCAGTATCAAAAATCTTTAGATAATCAGATATTTGGTGATGATGCGAATGATATAGCAGCAGGTGTTGAGCTTTGTTTTTCTCATAAGAGAGGCAGTATTAATAATGAAGAAGCTTATAACAGGTATGTATGGGTAATTGCTTATATCTGTTTTAAGTTTGGATTAGATCCTACTAAAGCAATCATCGGTCATCATATCCTTGATCCACAGTGTAAAACAGATCCGCAAAACGCACTATCAAAAATGGATAAATCTTATGATCAGTTATTACAAGATGTAGTTAAGGAATATTATGATTGTTTACCGAGGGAGGAATTGATTTTGAAGTTAAAAAAATGGCAGATAGAAATGGCTCATCAATCTATTGAGAATCTTAATGAAAAAGAGTTGCTACATGATGTTGATGAATGGAAAAAGAAAGTAGAGGACAAGCCTGACGAGGTTTTACAGGACATACCATGGTTATTTTTTGTTATGTTAGATCGATTATCAAATAAAAAATTGAAAGGTGGAAATTAA
- a CDS encoding CopG family ribbon-helix-helix protein produces MISLPDHLLQEVDGIVEQERSNRSEFIRQAMKVYLMERKKRQIREMMQRGYMEMAKINLNMASEAFQAEEEADNTTDRLVSGV; encoded by the coding sequence ATGATAAGTTTACCTGATCATTTATTGCAAGAGGTTGACGGAATCGTAGAACAGGAACGATCCAATCGCAGCGAATTTATTCGACAAGCAATGAAGGTATACCTCATGGAACGTAAAAAAAGGCAAATCCGTGAGATGATGCAGCGCGGGTATATGGAAATGGCCAAAATTAATCTGAATATGGCATCAGAGGCTTTTCAAGCGGAGGAAGAAGCGGACAATACAACTGACCGTTTAGTGAGCGGGGTGTAG
- a CDS encoding BhlA/UviB family holin-like peptide: protein MELNIIQYFLTQGPFAVLFVWLLIYVMRNSKEREDKLIESHKEREGQLISTLEKFSEKYDMIIDELRELKEKMSGRK from the coding sequence TTGGAATTAAATATCATTCAATATTTTTTAACTCAGGGACCCTTTGCGGTCCTTTTTGTTTGGTTACTTATTTATGTGATGAGAAATAGCAAAGAAAGAGAGGATAAACTAATTGAGTCACATAAGGAAAGGGAAGGTCAGTTGATTAGTACATTAGAAAAGTTTAGTGAAAAGTACGACATGATTATTGATGAATTACGTGAATTGAAAGAAAAAATGTCAGGAAGGAAGTGA
- a CDS encoding IS3 family transposase (programmed frameshift) — protein MTKRKRRTFSPEFKQQMVQLYKRGKPRKDIIREYELTPSALDKWVVQSDTSGLFKEKDNLTPEEQELRELRKEIKQLRMENDIFKASSADHRTKVNVIKNNRHKYSISAMCKVLNISRSTYYYEAKENSSEDNLASTMIDIFNASRQNYGTRKMKIELAKLGYQVSRRRIGRIMKEQGLVSTYTIAQFKPHPTTYNESKQINELNRNFDQEEELNVVVSDLTYVRVNQKWHYICVFIDLFNREIIGYSTGPNKDAALVYRAFASIQRDLRKIQYFHTDRGNEFKNKLIDEVLETFDIKRSLSMKGCPYDNAVAEATFKIIKTEFIRRHQFASLEELSIELQDYIHWFNYIRIHGTLGYLSPIEYKLEHLKKVV, from the exons ATGACAAAAAGAAAACGAAGAACATTTAGTCCGGAATTCAAGCAACAAATGGTGCAGCTTTATAAAAGGGGTAAACCACGTAAAGATATAATTAGAGAGTATGAATTAACACCATCAGCACTTGATAAATGGGTTGTGCAGAGTGATACATCGGGATTGTTTAAAGAAAAAGACAATTTAACCCCTGAGGAACAAGAGCTAAGAGAACTTAGAAAAGAAATCAAACAACTTCGAATGGAAAATGATATTT TTAAAGCAAGCAGCGCTGATCATAGGACGAAAGTAAATGTGATTAAGAATAATCGTCACAAATACTCGATATCAGCAATGTGTAAAGTCCTAAACATCTCAAGAAGCACCTATTATTATGAAGCAAAGGAAAATTCCTCGGAAGATAATCTGGCATCTACTATGATTGATATTTTTAATGCAAGTCGTCAAAATTATGGAACTCGCAAGATGAAAATCGAGTTAGCTAAGTTAGGATATCAGGTATCTAGACGACGAATTGGTCGGATTATGAAAGAGCAGGGATTGGTTTCTACCTACACCATCGCACAATTTAAGCCACATCCAACAACGTATAATGAGTCTAAACAAATAAATGAATTGAACCGTAATTTTGATCAAGAAGAAGAATTGAATGTGGTCGTCAGTGACCTAACCTATGTAAGAGTCAATCAAAAGTGGCATTACATATGTGTATTTATTGATCTTTTCAACAGAGAAATCATCGGGTACAGTACAGGTCCTAACAAAGATGCAGCATTGGTTTATCGTGCGTTTGCATCTATTCAGAGAGATCTTCGTAAAATACAATATTTCCACACAGATCGTGGAAATGAATTTAAAAATAAGTTGATAGATGAAGTGTTAGAGACATTTGATATTAAGCGTTCTTTAAGTATGAAAGGTTGTCCTTATGATAATGCTGTAGCCGAGGCTACGTTTAAAATCATCAAAACAGAGTTTATTAGAAGACATCAATTTGCTAGCTTAGAAGAGTTATCCATAGAACTGCAAGATTACATACATTGGTTTAATTACATTCGAATTCATGGAACATTAGGATATTTAAGCCCGATTGAGTATAAACTTGAACACCTTAAAAAAGTTGTCTAG
- a CDS encoding site-specific integrase — MNWFWFLSLSFDQIKLSLCNPARIGEMVALKWSDIDFKEQTLRVIRTYYNPTNNKLKYTLLTPKTEGSIRTITIDNILIDLLKLYKQEQDIIKKENKLFYKDNDFIFATNEGYPKTIKHLSIRMQRLLKKTSIQKQVTPHSFRHTHTSLLIEANVHIKEIQERLGHSDINTTMDIYAHMTKNIKKEASNKFSNLMKDLSINLIT; from the coding sequence TTGAATTGGTTCTGGTTCTTATCATTATCCTTTGATCAAATTAAACTGAGCTTGTGTAATCCAGCACGAATCGGGGAAATGGTAGCTTTAAAATGGTCTGACATTGACTTTAAGGAGCAAACACTTAGGGTTATTAGAACATACTACAATCCTACAAATAACAAGTTAAAATATACATTGCTTACACCAAAAACAGAGGGATCAATCAGAACCATTACAATAGATAACATTTTAATTGACTTACTCAAACTATACAAACAAGAACAAGATATAATCAAAAAGGAAAACAAACTTTTTTACAAAGATAATGATTTTATTTTTGCAACAAATGAAGGCTATCCTAAAACAATTAAGCATTTATCAATAAGAATGCAGCGACTACTTAAGAAAACATCTATACAAAAACAGGTCACACCTCATTCATTTAGACATACTCACACGTCCTTATTAATAGAAGCTAACGTACACATAAAAGAGATACAAGAACGATTAGGACATTCAGATATTAACACTACCATGGACATATACGCACATATGACAAAGAACATTAAAAAAGAGGCTTCCAATAAGTTCAGTAACTTAATGAAAGACCTCTCTATAAATCTTATTACCTAA
- a CDS encoding XRE family transcriptional regulator — MFGLEKPRTPLGKWIDRRGIKQEWLINKTKLGRNTITWACGNGDYMPSGKSMQKIIKTLKEVDPSVRADQFWDL; from the coding sequence ATGTTTGGGTTAGAAAAACCAAGAACGCCATTAGGTAAATGGATTGACCGTAGAGGAATAAAACAAGAGTGGTTAATAAACAAAACTAAATTAGGAAGAAATACTATTACATGGGCATGTGGTAATGGTGATTACATGCCAAGCGGAAAATCAATGCAAAAAATAATTAAAACTCTAAAAGAAGTAGATCCTTCCGTTAGAGCAGATCAATTTTGGGATTTATGA
- a CDS encoding BhlA/UviB family holin-like peptide → MELNIIQYFLTQGPFAVLFVWLFIYVMRNSKEREDKLIESHKEREGQLISTLEKFSEKYDMIIDELRELKEKMSGRK, encoded by the coding sequence TTGGAATTAAATATCATTCAATATTTTTTAACTCAGGGACCCTTTGCGGTCCTTTTTGTTTGGTTGTTTATCTATGTAATGAGAAATAGCAAAGAAAGAGAGGATAAACTAATTGAGTCACATAAGGAAAGGGAAGGTCAGTTGATTAGTACATTAGAAAAGTTTAGTGAAAAGTACGACATGATTATTGATGAATTACGTGAATTGAAAGAGAAAATGTCAGGAAGGAAGTGA
- a CDS encoding outer membrane lipoprotein-sorting protein has protein sequence MRMRKITWVFIVVICVSLILSACGSRDADDVVGDLEKKLKDLESYHGTGTMTLNTGNEAQEYNLEVSYKSPHYYRISITNNERDVTQIVLRNDEGVFVLTPHLQKSFRFQSDWPGQQGQVYLYETLVNSIITDDERQFTKDDEQKSFVFDVNANYQNRSLSRQKIWLSKDGYEPQQVEIADDNASVLVLVKFNEFEFDKQFEDDAFDMQRNLSMWQMKSLPTFLADQEEKDSEVESTPTNLSFGVYTPSYTPEGVEFSDLREVPQDDHIAILVRYAGVYNYTIIEEKPEAKDVNLPQGEIIDLGYTFAVLTGEVQKTLSWSYDGVEFKLTTDDLPKEEMIKVAQSLEGQIGK, from the coding sequence ATGCGTATGCGTAAAATCACATGGGTTTTTATTGTTGTGATATGCGTGTCACTTATTCTGTCAGCCTGTGGATCAAGAGATGCAGATGACGTAGTTGGTGATTTAGAAAAGAAATTAAAAGATTTGGAGAGTTATCATGGAACGGGTACAATGACACTGAACACAGGTAACGAAGCACAAGAGTACAATTTAGAGGTAAGTTATAAGTCGCCTCATTATTATCGTATCTCCATTACGAATAATGAAAGAGATGTCACTCAAATTGTACTACGTAATGACGAGGGGGTTTTTGTACTCACCCCTCACTTACAGAAGAGTTTTCGGTTCCAAAGTGATTGGCCAGGGCAGCAAGGTCAGGTATATTTATATGAAACTTTAGTAAATAGCATTATAACAGATGATGAAAGACAATTTACAAAGGATGATGAACAGAAATCGTTTGTATTTGATGTAAATGCAAATTATCAAAATCGTTCTTTGAGTCGTCAAAAAATCTGGTTAAGCAAAGACGGTTATGAACCACAGCAAGTAGAAATTGCTGATGATAATGCATCTGTGCTTGTTTTAGTGAAATTTAATGAATTTGAGTTTGATAAACAATTTGAGGACGATGCTTTTGATATGCAGCGAAATTTATCCATGTGGCAAATGAAATCACTTCCTACATTTTTAGCAGATCAAGAAGAGAAAGATAGTGAAGTTGAGTCTACTCCAACAAATTTATCGTTTGGAGTATACACACCAAGTTATACACCTGAAGGAGTCGAGTTTAGTGATTTAAGAGAAGTGCCGCAAGATGATCATATAGCTATTTTAGTTCGTTATGCTGGAGTATATAATTACACGATTATTGAGGAAAAGCCAGAAGCAAAAGATGTGAACCTTCCTCAAGGTGAAATTATTGATTTAGGGTATACTTTTGCTGTTTTAACAGGTGAAGTACAGAAGACATTAAGCTGGAGTTATGATGGTGTGGAATTCAAATTAACAACAGATGATTTACCTAAGGAAGAAATGATAAAAGTAGCACAATCTTTAGAAGGACAGATAGGAAAATAA
- a CDS encoding transposase → MALVHLAKQLGLGAKLLPVFSLVLGVATGIFYVAPGDPKQAILVGIVMGLAASGLWSGAKNMVRK, encoded by the coding sequence GTGGCACTCGTGCATCTCGCAAAACAATTAGGGTTAGGAGCTAAATTATTACCAGTTTTTTCTCTAGTATTAGGGGTAGCAACTGGTATTTTTTATGTGGCTCCTGGTGATCCAAAACAAGCCATTTTAGTTGGTATTGTGATGGGGTTAGCAGCTAGTGGGTTGTGGAGTGGTGCAAAGAATATGGTACGGAAATGA
- a CDS encoding peptidoglycan recognition family protein, translated as MTFKMKYPITKKYLTKGTKRRSGIKMPKVGFIVAHDTGNDGSTALQNIKYYENSNNVMYASAHIFVDDTGIYECIPLLTDIPEKAWHVLYQKPLDNQIFGDDANDIAAGVELCYSYKRGSINNEEAYKRYVWVIAYICFKFGLDPVNSIIGHDILDPQRKTDPQNALSKMGKSYDQLLQDVLKEYYDCLPGEELILKLKKWQIEMAHQSIENLNEKELLHDVDEWKKKVEDKPDEVLQDIPWLFFVMLDRLSNKTLEGGI; from the coding sequence ATGACCTTCAAAATGAAATATCCCATCACGAAGAAATACCTTACTAAAGGCACAAAAAGACGATCAGGAATCAAGATGCCAAAAGTGGGGTTTATTGTTGCTCACGACACAGGGAATGATGGTTCCACAGCTTTACAAAATATTAAATACTACGAGAATTCAAACAATGTCATGTACGCATCTGCTCATATCTTTGTAGACGACACAGGTATTTATGAGTGCATTCCTTTATTGACTGATATACCAGAAAAAGCTTGGCATGTTCTATATCAAAAACCTTTGGATAATCAGATATTTGGTGATGATGCGAATGATATAGCAGCAGGTGTTGAGCTTTGTTATTCGTATAAACGAGGCAGTATTAATAATGAAGAAGCTTATAAAAGGTATGTATGGGTAATCGCTTATATCTGTTTTAAGTTTGGACTAGATCCTGTAAATTCAATTATTGGACATGATATCCTTGATCCACAACGTAAAACAGATCCACAAAATGCTCTATCAAAAATGGGTAAATCATATGACCAGTTATTACAAGATGTATTGAAAGAATATTATGATTGTTTACCGGGGGAGGAATTGATTTTGAAGCTAAAAAAATGGCAGATAGAAATGGCTCATCAATCTATTGAGAATTTAAATGAGAAAGAATTACTTCATGATGTTGATGAATGGAAAAAGAAAGTAGAGGACAAGCCTGACGAGGTTTTACAGGACATACCTTGGCTTTTCTTTGTTATGTTAGATCGATTATCAAATAAAACATTGGAAGGTGGAATATAA
- a CDS encoding XkdX family protein, with product MSSLVLTVQVFVERTKITEEQYEQIVGEPYTV from the coding sequence TTGTCTAGTTTAGTGTTGACAGTCCAAGTATTTGTTGAACGAACAAAGATCACAGAAGAACAATATGAACAAATCGTAGGTGAACCATATACAGTATAG
- the groL gene encoding chaperonin GroEL (60 kDa chaperone family; promotes refolding of misfolded polypeptides especially under stressful conditions; forms two stacked rings of heptamers to form a barrel-shaped 14mer; ends can be capped by GroES; misfolded proteins enter the barrel where they are refolded when GroES binds) has protein sequence MAKQIQFSEDARRAMLRGVDELANAVKVTLGPKGRNVVLEKKFGSPLITNDGVTIAKEIELEDAFENMGAQLVKEVATKTNDVAGDGTTTATVLAQAMIREGLKNVTAGANPMVIRKGIEKAVAAAVTQLQDIAKPVENKQSIAQVAAISAADEEVGQLIAEAMEKVGNDGVITVEESKGFATELEVVEGMQFDRGYISPYMITDTDKMEAVLDDAYILITDKKITNIQEILPVLEKVVQQGKPLVIMAEDVEGEALATLVVNKLRGTFNCTAVKAPGFGDRRKAMLQDIAVLTGGQVITEELGLELKNTDISQLGRARQIVVQKENTIVVDGAGEAADIGARVQQIRNQLEETTSEFDKEKLQERLAKLSGGVAVIKVGAATETELKERKLRIEDALNSTRAAVEEGIVSGGGTALINVYNAVAAVEAEGDQLTGVNIVLRALEEPVRIITSNAGLEGSVIVDRLKKEEVGTGFNAATSEWVNMVEAGIVDPAKVTRSALQNAASVAAMFLTTEAVIADKPEENAAAPAMPDMGGMGGMGGMGGMM, from the coding sequence ATGGCAAAACAAATTCAATTTAGTGAAGATGCTCGCAGAGCAATGCTTCGTGGTGTAGATGAATTAGCAAATGCTGTAAAAGTAACTTTAGGTCCTAAAGGGCGCAACGTTGTTCTTGAGAAAAAATTTGGTAGTCCATTGATTACAAATGATGGTGTGACTATTGCTAAAGAAATCGAATTAGAAGATGCATTTGAAAACATGGGTGCTCAGTTAGTTAAAGAAGTAGCTACGAAAACAAACGATGTTGCTGGTGACGGTACTACTACAGCAACTGTATTAGCGCAAGCTATGATTCGTGAAGGACTAAAAAATGTTACAGCAGGTGCAAATCCTATGGTTATTCGTAAAGGGATTGAAAAAGCAGTTGCTGCTGCAGTAACTCAACTTCAAGATATTGCGAAACCAGTTGAAAACAAACAATCTATTGCACAAGTTGCTGCAATTTCTGCTGCTGACGAAGAAGTAGGTCAATTAATTGCTGAAGCAATGGAAAAAGTAGGAAATGATGGAGTTATCACTGTTGAAGAATCCAAGGGATTTGCTACTGAACTAGAAGTGGTAGAAGGTATGCAGTTTGACCGTGGATATATTTCTCCATACATGATCACAGACACAGATAAAATGGAAGCTGTTTTAGATGATGCTTACATTTTAATTACAGATAAAAAAATTACAAACATCCAAGAAATTTTACCAGTACTTGAAAAAGTAGTTCAACAAGGTAAACCACTTGTGATTATGGCTGAAGATGTTGAGGGTGAAGCACTTGCTACTTTAGTAGTGAACAAATTGCGTGGAACTTTTAACTGTACAGCAGTTAAAGCACCTGGATTTGGTGACCGTCGTAAAGCAATGTTACAAGATATTGCTGTATTAACTGGTGGTCAAGTAATTACTGAAGAGCTAGGTTTAGAATTAAAAAATACTGATATTTCTCAATTAGGACGCGCTCGTCAAATCGTTGTTCAAAAAGAAAACACAATTGTTGTTGATGGAGCAGGTGAAGCTGCTGATATCGGTGCTCGTGTACAACAAATCCGTAATCAATTAGAAGAAACAACTTCTGAATTTGATAAAGAAAAATTACAAGAGCGTTTAGCTAAATTAAGTGGTGGAGTAGCGGTAATTAAAGTAGGTGCAGCTACAGAAACTGAATTAAAAGAGCGCAAACTTCGCATTGAGGATGCTTTAAACTCTACTCGTGCAGCAGTAGAAGAAGGTATCGTATCTGGTGGAGGTACTGCATTAATTAATGTTTATAATGCAGTTGCTGCTGTTGAAGCAGAAGGAGATCAATTAACAGGTGTGAATATCGTATTACGTGCTTTAGAAGAGCCTGTACGCATCATCACTTCAAACGCTGGTTTAGAAGGTTCTGTAATCGTTGATCGTTTGAAAAAAGAAGAAGTAGGCACTGGTTTCAATGCAGCTACTAGTGAATGGGTAAACATGGTTGAGGCAGGAATTGTTGATCCAGCTAAAGTTACTCGTTCCGCATTGCAAAATGCTGCTTCCGTTGCAGCAATGTTCTTAACTACTGAAGCAGTTATTGCTGACAAACCAGAAGAAAATGCTGCTGCTCCTGCAATGCCTGATATGGGCGGCATGGGTGGAATGGGCGGCATGGGCGGTATGATGTAA
- a CDS encoding hydrolase — protein MEKKSNITNLLTPKNSVLVLIDHQPQMFLGVESHHGQSILNNVVGLAKSAKVFKVPTILTTVGAKGFTGSLHPDIQAVFPEQEPIDRTSLNAWEDKRIVKAVKSIGSKKIILAGLWTEICLAYPALSALEEGYDVHIITDASGGVSKEAHDMAIQRMIQAGAKPLTWEVVLFEWQRDWARLETVDAAKEISRQHSGVFGVGLLYTDHK, from the coding sequence TTGGAAAAAAAATCAAATATCACTAATTTACTAACACCTAAAAACTCAGTATTAGTTTTAATTGATCATCAACCTCAAATGTTCTTAGGGGTAGAAAGCCACCATGGTCAGTCTATTCTGAATAATGTGGTAGGACTAGCAAAATCAGCGAAAGTTTTCAAAGTTCCAACCATACTTACAACAGTAGGTGCAAAAGGTTTCACAGGCTCTTTACATCCAGATATCCAAGCTGTCTTTCCAGAACAAGAGCCGATTGATAGAACTTCCTTAAACGCTTGGGAAGACAAAAGAATTGTTAAAGCAGTAAAATCAATTGGATCTAAGAAGATTATTTTAGCTGGATTATGGACAGAAATTTGTTTAGCCTATCCTGCTCTTTCTGCTTTAGAAGAAGGATATGATGTCCATATTATAACAGATGCATCTGGAGGTGTAAGTAAGGAAGCACATGATATGGCAATTCAACGAATGATTCAAGCAGGTGCGAAACCATTAACATGGGAAGTTGTACTATTCGAATGGCAACGAGATTGGGCTAGACTAGAAACTGTTGATGCAGCAAAAGAAATTTCTAGGCAGCACAGTGGCGTTTTTGGAGTGGGACTTCTTTATACTGATCATAAATAG
- a CDS encoding sporulation protein YjcZ produces the protein MSAYGRRSGSGAAIVLVLFILLVIILLASWAMSPDLPQGSSPF, from the coding sequence ATGAGTGCTTATGGAAGACGCTCTGGTAGTGGAGCTGCTATAGTTTTGGTACTATTTATTCTTTTAGTTATCATCTTATTAGCTTCTTGGGCTATGTCTCCAGATTTACCACAAGGATCAAGCCCGTTTTAG